The following are from one region of the Halolamina litorea genome:
- the hisA gene encoding 1-(5-phosphoribosyl)-5-[(5-phosphoribosylamino)methylideneamino]imidazole-4-carboxamide isomerase — protein MTQFPTFEVIPAVDVQDGEAVQLVAGERDSGKRYGDPVAAAERWLDEGAETLHLVDLDGAFEGERENADAIEAIVDATGEDVGVQVGGGIRTVADAISLLDAGVDRVILGTAAVEEPEIVERISETHPESVMVSLDAKEGEVVVSGWTEGTGLDPAEAAARYEDLGAGSVLFTNVDVEGQLSGIDREAVERVVDAVDIPVVASGGVTDLDDVAALRDAGAAAVVVGTALYEGRFTLARAMGV, from the coding sequence GTGACGCAGTTCCCGACGTTCGAGGTGATCCCCGCGGTCGACGTACAGGACGGCGAGGCTGTCCAGCTCGTGGCGGGCGAGCGCGACTCCGGGAAACGCTACGGCGACCCCGTCGCCGCCGCCGAGCGCTGGCTGGACGAGGGCGCGGAGACGCTCCACCTCGTCGACCTCGACGGCGCCTTCGAGGGCGAGCGCGAGAACGCCGACGCCATCGAAGCCATCGTCGATGCCACGGGGGAGGACGTGGGCGTGCAGGTCGGCGGCGGCATCCGAACCGTCGCGGACGCCATCAGCCTGCTCGACGCCGGCGTCGACCGCGTGATCCTCGGCACCGCCGCGGTCGAGGAGCCCGAGATCGTCGAGCGGATCTCCGAGACCCACCCAGAGAGCGTGATGGTGAGTCTCGACGCGAAAGAGGGCGAGGTCGTCGTCTCGGGCTGGACCGAGGGCACGGGGCTCGACCCCGCTGAGGCCGCGGCGCGCTACGAGGACCTCGGTGCCGGCTCGGTGTTGTTCACCAACGTCGACGTGGAGGGCCAACTCTCGGGGATCGACCGCGAGGCCGTCGAGCGCGTCGTCGACGCCGTCGACATCCCGGTCGTCGCCAGCGGTGGCGTGACCGATCTCGACGACGTGGCCGCGCTGCGCGACGCCGGCGCGGCGGCAGTCGTCGTCGGCACGGCGCTCTACGAGGGTCGGTTCACGCTGGCCCGAGCGATGGGCGTCTGA
- a CDS encoding DNA-directed DNA polymerase II small subunit — MPQESHRRLVEELTSRGYNAQREAVTILANAGEPELAAEAAADAAGDAFVVTVEHAREAVDGGLLDRAPDSERTPDRETLPPETDGAADLAEQAPTDMTGDATPETDLLTGDDGSGHPDVSTGTENLDNRQQGGSDGVEAKGSGGDANAAGGAAATTIGSRSPPAPEIRNDVTGQSTGTGEYDEFVGTFQDRYDRLAGLLRGRVNHRPAEAIQSMPGGSDAEMIGLVDDIRSTASGHWIVELEDTTGTFPCLIMKDRAFAPLVDDLLLDECLAVQGTLADDGGIMFVDSLHFPDVPRTHKPSTADRHVQAALISDVHVGSQEFAQEAWNRFADWLHTPEAEAVEYLLIGGDMVEGVGVYPDQDEELDVVDIYEQYERFAEELKKVPGDMEIVMIPGNHDAVRLAEPQPAFTEELRDIMSAHDARFTGNPSTVTVEGVSVLMYHGVSLDEVIAELPAEKASYDEPHKAMYQLLKKRHVAPQYGGHTRVAPEEKDYLVIDEVPDVFHTGHVHKLGWGKYHNVLAVNSGCWQEQTDFQKSVNIDPDYGYAPILDLDTLDMTVRKFV, encoded by the coding sequence GTGCCACAGGAGTCCCATCGACGGCTCGTGGAGGAACTCACGAGCCGGGGGTACAACGCCCAGCGCGAGGCGGTGACGATCCTCGCCAACGCCGGCGAACCCGAACTCGCCGCCGAGGCGGCCGCCGACGCCGCCGGCGACGCGTTCGTCGTGACCGTCGAGCACGCCCGCGAGGCCGTCGACGGCGGCCTGCTCGACCGTGCCCCCGACAGCGAACGGACTCCGGACCGAGAAACGCTCCCACCCGAAACAGACGGTGCCGCCGACCTCGCCGAACAGGCGCCGACGGACATGACCGGCGACGCCACTCCCGAGACCGACCTGCTCACGGGCGACGACGGGAGCGGCCATCCCGACGTTTCAACTGGAACGGAAAACCTCGACAATCGCCAGCAAGGGGGGAGTGATGGAGTCGAAGCGAAGGGGTCCGGGGGCGACGCGAACGCCGCGGGTGGGGCGGCCGCCACGACCATCGGCAGTCGCTCGCCGCCCGCCCCGGAGATCCGGAACGACGTGACCGGGCAGTCGACCGGGACCGGCGAGTACGACGAGTTCGTCGGGACGTTTCAGGACCGCTACGACCGGCTCGCGGGGCTGCTCCGCGGGCGCGTGAACCACCGACCCGCGGAGGCGATCCAGTCGATGCCGGGCGGTAGCGACGCCGAGATGATCGGCCTCGTCGACGACATCCGCTCGACGGCCTCGGGCCACTGGATCGTCGAACTGGAGGACACCACCGGCACCTTCCCCTGCCTGATCATGAAGGACCGGGCGTTCGCGCCGCTGGTGGACGACCTGCTGCTCGACGAGTGTTTGGCCGTGCAGGGGACGCTGGCCGACGACGGCGGGATCATGTTCGTCGACTCGCTGCATTTCCCCGACGTACCCCGGACCCACAAGCCGAGCACGGCCGACCGGCACGTGCAGGCGGCGCTGATCTCGGACGTCCACGTCGGCAGTCAGGAGTTCGCCCAGGAGGCGTGGAACCGCTTCGCCGACTGGCTCCACACCCCCGAGGCCGAGGCCGTGGAGTACCTCCTGATCGGCGGCGACATGGTCGAGGGCGTCGGGGTCTACCCGGATCAGGACGAGGAGTTGGACGTGGTGGACATCTACGAGCAGTACGAGCGGTTCGCGGAGGAGCTGAAGAAGGTCCCCGGCGACATGGAGATCGTGATGATCCCCGGGAACCACGACGCCGTCCGCCTCGCGGAACCCCAGCCCGCCTTCACCGAGGAGCTTCGGGACATCATGAGCGCCCACGACGCCCGCTTCACCGGGAACCCGTCGACGGTCACCGTCGAGGGCGTCTCGGTGCTGATGTACCACGGCGTCTCGCTGGACGAGGTGATCGCCGAACTCCCCGCCGAGAAGGCCAGCTACGACGAGCCACACAAGGCGATGTACCAACTGCTGAAGAAGCGCCACGTCGCCCCGCAGTACGGCGGTCACACCCGCGTCGCCCCCGAGGAGAAGGACTACCTCGTCATCGACGAGGTGCCCGACGTGTTCCACACCGGCCACGTCCACAAACTCGGCTGGGGGAAGTACCACAACGTCCTCGCGGTCAACTCCGGCTGCTGGCAGGAACAGACCGACTTCCAGAAGTCCGTCAACATCGACCCCGACTACGGCTACGCGCCGATCCTCGACCTCGACACGCTGGACATGACCGTCCGGAAGTTCGTCTGA
- a CDS encoding polymer-forming cytoskeletal protein: protein MTITESIPLLLVVLLLVAAGGGEADRMSVTFDGDHEVAAFDGVHVVAGGTTTVPAEATVTGDLYVIGGTTRIDGRLVGDATVLAGRLAVADGAAVTGTLQRISGESTVAEGAAVGQYTTFDPPEPNDSPAGQVFGFLAQFAVLGAVGWWLAERHNALLGNVGNAITGHSLVSGVVGALAAATLLVLFVYMAFTLILIPLSIAGLLALGVVVLYGQVVFGHLLGRRLPIDRPGAATAAGVGLFLLAVELLGAVPYAGALAQLALIAVGFGAVLNTYFGLQRFEPVTIPGGE from the coding sequence ATGACCATCACCGAATCCATCCCCCTGTTGCTCGTCGTACTGCTGTTGGTCGCCGCCGGCGGCGGCGAGGCCGACCGGATGTCCGTCACCTTCGACGGTGACCACGAGGTCGCGGCCTTCGACGGCGTCCACGTCGTCGCGGGCGGTACGACGACGGTCCCCGCCGAGGCCACCGTGACCGGCGACCTCTACGTCATCGGCGGCACGACACGGATCGACGGTCGCCTCGTCGGCGACGCCACCGTGCTCGCGGGGAGGCTCGCTGTCGCCGACGGCGCCGCGGTCACCGGCACGCTCCAGCGGATCAGCGGCGAGTCGACCGTCGCCGAGGGGGCGGCGGTGGGCCAGTACACGACGTTCGACCCGCCCGAACCGAACGACTCGCCGGCCGGCCAGGTGTTCGGCTTCCTCGCCCAGTTCGCCGTGCTCGGGGCCGTCGGCTGGTGGCTCGCCGAGCGACACAACGCGCTGCTGGGGAATGTCGGCAACGCGATTACCGGCCACAGCCTCGTCAGCGGCGTCGTCGGGGCGCTCGCGGCCGCGACGCTGCTGGTGCTGTTCGTCTACATGGCGTTCACGTTGATCCTGATCCCGCTGAGTATCGCTGGCCTCCTCGCACTGGGGGTCGTGGTGCTCTACGGGCAGGTCGTGTTCGGCCACCTGCTCGGCCGTCGCCTGCCGATCGACCGCCCGGGCGCCGCGACGGCGGCCGGCGTGGGGCTGTTCCTGCTCGCCGTCGAACTGCTCGGGGCGGTTCCCTACGCCGGCGCGCTGGCCCAACTTGCGCTGATCGCGGTCGGCTTCGGCGCGGTGCTGAACACCTACTTCGGCCTCCAGCGGTTCGAACCGGTGACCATTCCGGGCGGCGAGTAA
- a CDS encoding MFS transporter — MRLTRHVRERRWPTVAGYALFVALMVAGYYYNITFVQLGLIDLGTRLVGMSETVVSAWMAALALCTLVVAVATGVTMDRRGWSTDLRTKLRLLFGVVLVQFALTVLAPGIRSVPAFGAWIVVASVGLGVGFPVSFSLAVDLVPPPDRGYVAAAITAIAYFAANAIPLSWSVEVFSRVMTVAMVPGIAALAVLISGRVGPIESVLDTLGEQYHEFGRGRFCHPTPVRTRSLAFAVPVALTFGVFFIDSLGFLRIIDTPSLLLTSWQSPALSTRLAIAVAHVVGAVMAGVIYTAFPLRRVFLWTFALFALAHVLYTSDLRLAAAFPSVAQGASPLNPGVYAIAVSFYTTLNFAIWPDLSTPETIGTHSAVGIGVAGWLATFLSTALALYFNAVELTLLSHLNVVQALSLLLLCSLAAGIYLRRAAAARTEGPT; from the coding sequence ATGCGCCTGACCCGCCACGTCCGAGAGCGCCGGTGGCCAACGGTGGCCGGCTACGCCCTGTTCGTCGCGCTCATGGTGGCCGGGTACTACTACAACATCACCTTCGTCCAGTTGGGGCTGATCGACCTCGGTACCCGGCTGGTCGGGATGTCCGAGACGGTCGTCTCGGCGTGGATGGCCGCCCTCGCGCTCTGTACCCTCGTCGTCGCCGTCGCCACGGGCGTGACGATGGACCGCCGCGGCTGGAGCACCGACCTCCGAACGAAGCTCCGCCTGCTGTTCGGCGTCGTCCTCGTCCAGTTCGCGCTCACGGTCCTGGCGCCCGGCATCCGGAGCGTGCCGGCGTTCGGCGCGTGGATCGTCGTCGCCTCCGTCGGCCTCGGGGTCGGCTTCCCCGTCTCCTTCTCGCTCGCGGTCGACCTGGTGCCGCCGCCCGACCGGGGCTACGTCGCGGCGGCGATCACGGCCATCGCCTACTTCGCGGCCAACGCGATCCCGCTCTCGTGGTCCGTCGAGGTGTTCAGCCGGGTGATGACCGTCGCGATGGTTCCGGGAATCGCCGCCCTCGCGGTCCTGATCTCGGGACGAGTCGGGCCGATCGAGTCCGTGCTCGACACGCTGGGCGAGCAGTACCACGAGTTCGGGCGGGGGCGGTTCTGCCACCCGACGCCCGTTCGTACTCGGAGCCTCGCCTTTGCCGTGCCGGTGGCGCTGACGTTCGGCGTGTTCTTCATCGACAGTCTGGGGTTCCTGCGGATCATCGACACCCCGTCGCTGTTGCTGACCTCCTGGCAGTCGCCGGCGCTCTCGACCCGGCTGGCCATCGCCGTCGCTCACGTCGTCGGCGCGGTCATGGCGGGAGTCATCTACACGGCGTTCCCGCTCCGGCGAGTGTTCCTCTGGACGTTCGCGCTGTTCGCGCTGGCCCACGTGCTCTACACCTCCGACCTCCGGTTGGCGGCCGCGTTCCCCTCGGTCGCTCAGGGCGCCTCGCCGCTCAACCCCGGGGTGTACGCCATCGCGGTGAGTTTCTACACGACGCTCAACTTCGCCATCTGGCCCGACCTCTCGACGCCGGAAACGATCGGTACCCACTCGGCGGTCGGTATCGGCGTCGCCGGCTGGCTCGCGACGTTCCTGAGCACCGCGCTCGCGCTCTACTTCAACGCGGTCGAACTCACCCTTCTGAGCCACCTCAACGTCGTGCAGGCGCTCTCGTTACTGTTGCTGTGCTCGCTGGCGGCAGGGATCTATCTCCGCCGCGCGGCCGCGGCCCGGACGGAGGGACCCACATGA
- a CDS encoding CPBP family intramembrane glutamic endopeptidase, whose translation MTYAFTWTVQGAVAVAGLEPSWTQSILIGIGGFGPPVGAAVVLWATGGDLRRWVGQFFDWRLGARWWAAVLGLPLVVLSLGVALFVALGGPIDVGSLPFPGIYLFALAWGTVLGGGQEELGWRGFMLPILQERRSALASGLLVGVAWAGWHLPLFLNASTTQGAWSRSQQVLWVVSILAGSVLWTWMYNGTGGSVLAVAVFHAGINAMGVLHPADVGAMAPGRVPDQRLGLLAELTGAVPMVLLALLIVSVYGAERLSAREPPGPEAAGLGTERPADSVRP comes from the coding sequence GTGACGTACGCCTTCACGTGGACGGTACAGGGCGCCGTGGCGGTGGCTGGCCTGGAGCCGTCGTGGACGCAGTCGATCCTGATCGGGATCGGCGGCTTCGGTCCGCCAGTCGGGGCGGCGGTCGTGCTCTGGGCCACCGGTGGCGACCTCCGGCGCTGGGTCGGCCAGTTCTTCGACTGGCGCCTCGGCGCCCGGTGGTGGGCCGCCGTGCTCGGGCTCCCGCTGGTGGTATTGTCCCTCGGTGTCGCCCTGTTCGTCGCGCTGGGCGGACCGATCGACGTCGGGTCGCTTCCGTTCCCCGGGATCTACCTGTTCGCGCTGGCGTGGGGAACGGTGCTCGGCGGCGGCCAGGAGGAACTCGGCTGGCGGGGCTTCATGCTCCCGATCCTGCAGGAACGCCGGAGTGCGCTCGCTTCGGGGCTCCTCGTCGGCGTCGCGTGGGCGGGCTGGCACCTTCCGCTGTTCCTCAACGCGAGCACCACACAGGGCGCGTGGTCTCGCTCACAGCAGGTGCTCTGGGTGGTCTCCATTCTCGCGGGCTCGGTGCTCTGGACGTGGATGTACAACGGTACCGGCGGCAGCGTGCTCGCGGTCGCGGTGTTCCACGCCGGCATCAACGCTATGGGGGTGCTCCACCCCGCGGACGTCGGGGCGATGGCTCCCGGCAGGGTGCCGGACCAACGGTTGGGCCTCCTCGCGGAACTCACCGGTGCCGTCCCGATGGTGCTGCTCGCCCTGCTGATCGTCAGCGTCTACGGTGCCGAGAGGCTTTCAGCCCGGGAGCCGCCGGGACCGGAAGCAGCCGGCCTCGGAACCGAGCGCCCCGCTGACTCGGTACGGCCGTAG
- the upp gene encoding uracil phosphoribosyltransferase codes for MPIEDRDQASLVTHALAKDTLSQIRDVETEQVGFRKGLVKLGRICGYEIIDGAMETEYVPVQTPLTETTGERVRGLDDVVIINVLRAATPFVEGLLKAFPRAKQGVISAGRDESAGMGDDGTFPISVDYKKLPEITEDDTVVVADPMLATGSTMCTVLEHVLDAADDQPEDLFVLSAVSAPEGLLRVHEEFPEADLLTVSIDDELNEEGFIVPGLGDAGDRSFRTN; via the coding sequence ATGCCCATCGAGGACCGCGACCAGGCCTCCCTGGTCACGCACGCGCTGGCGAAAGACACGCTCTCGCAGATCCGCGACGTGGAGACCGAGCAAGTCGGCTTCCGGAAGGGGCTGGTGAAGCTCGGCCGGATCTGTGGCTACGAGATCATCGACGGCGCGATGGAGACCGAGTACGTCCCCGTCCAGACCCCCCTCACCGAGACCACCGGCGAGCGGGTCCGCGGGCTGGACGACGTGGTGATCATCAACGTCCTGCGGGCGGCGACGCCGTTCGTCGAAGGGCTGCTCAAGGCGTTCCCCCGCGCCAAACAGGGCGTCATCTCCGCGGGCCGCGACGAGTCCGCCGGGATGGGCGACGACGGGACGTTCCCGATCAGCGTCGACTACAAGAAGCTGCCCGAGATCACCGAGGACGACACCGTCGTCGTCGCCGACCCGATGCTGGCGACTGGATCGACGATGTGTACGGTCCTCGAACACGTCCTCGACGCCGCAGACGACCAGCCCGAGGACCTGTTCGTGCTCTCGGCGGTCTCGGCGCCCGAGGGACTGCTCCGGGTCCACGAGGAGTTCCCCGAGGCCGACCTGCTGACGGTCTCCATCGACGACGAACTCAACGAGGAGGGGTTCATCGTCCCCGGCCTCGGCGACGCGGGCGACCGCTCGTTCCGAACCAACTGA
- a CDS encoding DUF7569 family protein has product MSTQSCGRCGSPAPEALLRNVSLNVDGSEVDSQTICPDCFSDWIAHYQEEMAGDMPGADDARSGAAADAGSSDRLSETVSAAVEHDGDAAAGEERLQDAVDDGATKASPPGRTGSDEIESVGGGSGGTGNNEIREVGGAGGGPADDDVEIDLDDGGDSVDVDLGNGDDAEEDEDDDGGLLLG; this is encoded by the coding sequence ATGTCGACCCAGTCCTGTGGCCGCTGTGGTTCTCCCGCCCCCGAGGCACTCCTCCGGAACGTCTCGCTGAACGTCGACGGTAGCGAGGTCGACAGCCAGACGATCTGTCCCGACTGTTTCTCGGACTGGATCGCCCACTACCAGGAGGAGATGGCCGGCGACATGCCCGGCGCCGACGACGCACGGAGCGGCGCCGCGGCGGATGCTGGCTCGTCGGACCGCCTAAGCGAGACCGTCAGCGCGGCGGTCGAGCACGACGGCGACGCCGCTGCGGGCGAGGAGCGACTACAGGACGCCGTCGACGACGGGGCCACGAAGGCGTCGCCGCCGGGACGAACCGGTAGTGACGAGATCGAGAGCGTCGGCGGCGGTTCCGGCGGAACCGGGAACAACGAGATCCGGGAGGTCGGCGGCGCCGGCGGCGGCCCGGCGGACGACGACGTGGAGATCGACCTCGATGACGGCGGTGACAGCGTCGACGTCGACCTCGGCAACGGCGACGACGCCGAGGAGGATGAAGACGACGACGGCGGACTACTGCTGGGCTGA
- a CDS encoding S9 family peptidase, with protein MARIEAADFHDIAKPGEARLSPDGEQVAFVRQIPDDDESYESTIHLVPSDGSEEPRQFTVSEGADSQPRWSPSGDRLAFVSNRGKDDDRPQLWIIPVSGGEARPVTEVPAGVGAISWSPDGNRIAFVQSTTEAEREEGLDVDISEEEEYERETPDPRVIDRTVYRSAQQYFDGTRAHVYVAHVGDGVIDAEDVTVERLTSGDVDFGSPEWGDASTLYYTAQDVGEDPDDSNRYSIYRYDTDAAEAEKVHESSGWGAGIAANGEGDLAFLYSEEEQISIQPTELKVLEAASGEVAWITEDLDRGLGYEAAPQWGPEGERVYFSTPDEGKTSLWTAPGDASEAPSRVVRPGAISTAHVGEEHVAFAMSEWDHPGDVFVCAREHAAEPGLDGGSGVEREDCRRLSELNGTYLGGVDVQEPEELHFESEQGEVHGWTITPEGFNEDGTYPLAVEVHGGPHAMWTTAGTMWHEFQTLAARGYVVFWSNPRGSTGYGTDYMQAIERDWGDVTLTDVMAGVDLLTDRDYVDEDDVHLTGGSFGGFMTSWAVGQSDFFTSAVSQRGVYDLTSFYGSTDGAYSLVEGDFDTTPWEEPEFLWEQSPAGHAHKVETPTLVIHSDDDYRTPACTAELWYRMVRKQGTDTRFVRYPREGHELSRSGEPGHIVDRIERIARWFDGYSEYQDAERALDRDRNDGLTAGEDENGDDENEE; from the coding sequence ATGGCACGAATCGAGGCCGCCGACTTCCACGACATCGCCAAGCCCGGCGAGGCCCGGCTCTCGCCCGACGGCGAGCAGGTCGCCTTCGTCCGGCAGATCCCGGACGACGACGAGAGCTACGAGTCCACCATCCACCTCGTCCCCAGCGACGGCAGCGAGGAGCCCCGCCAGTTCACCGTCTCCGAGGGCGCCGACAGCCAGCCCCGCTGGTCCCCCTCCGGCGACCGCCTCGCGTTCGTCTCGAACCGCGGCAAGGACGACGACCGCCCACAGCTCTGGATCATCCCCGTGAGCGGCGGCGAAGCCCGCCCCGTCACCGAAGTCCCGGCCGGCGTCGGCGCCATCTCGTGGTCGCCCGACGGCAACCGGATCGCGTTCGTCCAGTCGACGACCGAGGCGGAACGCGAGGAGGGCCTCGACGTGGACATCTCCGAGGAGGAGGAGTACGAGCGCGAGACGCCCGACCCGCGGGTCATCGACCGGACCGTCTACCGCTCGGCCCAGCAGTACTTCGACGGCACCCGCGCACACGTCTACGTCGCCCACGTCGGTGACGGCGTCATCGACGCCGAGGACGTCACCGTCGAGCGCCTCACCAGCGGCGACGTCGACTTCGGCTCCCCCGAGTGGGGCGACGCCTCGACGCTCTACTACACCGCACAGGACGTCGGCGAGGACCCAGACGACTCCAACCGCTACTCCATCTACCGCTACGACACCGACGCCGCCGAGGCCGAGAAGGTCCACGAGTCGAGCGGCTGGGGCGCCGGCATCGCCGCCAACGGCGAGGGCGACCTGGCGTTCCTCTACAGCGAGGAGGAGCAGATCAGCATCCAGCCGACCGAACTCAAGGTGCTCGAGGCCGCCAGCGGCGAGGTCGCGTGGATCACCGAGGACCTCGACCGCGGGCTGGGCTACGAGGCCGCCCCGCAGTGGGGCCCCGAGGGCGAGCGCGTCTACTTCTCGACCCCCGACGAGGGCAAGACCAGCCTCTGGACGGCACCCGGCGACGCCAGCGAGGCGCCGAGCCGCGTGGTCCGTCCCGGCGCGATCAGTACCGCCCACGTCGGCGAGGAGCACGTCGCCTTCGCCATGAGCGAGTGGGACCACCCGGGTGACGTGTTCGTCTGTGCGCGCGAGCACGCCGCCGAACCCGGCCTCGACGGCGGCAGCGGTGTCGAGCGCGAGGACTGCCGCCGCCTCTCGGAACTCAACGGGACCTACCTCGGCGGCGTCGACGTACAGGAACCCGAGGAGCTCCACTTCGAGTCCGAACAGGGCGAGGTCCACGGCTGGACGATCACTCCCGAAGGCTTCAACGAGGACGGCACCTACCCGCTGGCCGTCGAGGTCCACGGCGGCCCCCACGCGATGTGGACCACCGCCGGCACGATGTGGCACGAGTTCCAGACGCTCGCGGCGCGTGGTTACGTCGTCTTCTGGTCGAACCCCCGCGGTTCGACCGGCTACGGGACGGACTACATGCAGGCCATCGAGCGCGACTGGGGCGACGTGACGCTGACCGACGTCATGGCTGGCGTCGACCTCCTGACCGACCGCGACTACGTCGACGAGGACGACGTGCACCTCACCGGCGGCTCCTTCGGCGGCTTCATGACCTCGTGGGCGGTCGGCCAGTCGGACTTCTTCACCTCCGCGGTCTCCCAGCGGGGCGTCTACGACCTCACGAGCTTCTACGGCTCGACCGACGGCGCCTACAGCCTCGTCGAGGGCGACTTCGACACGACGCCGTGGGAGGAACCGGAGTTCCTCTGGGAGCAGTCCCCGGCGGGCCACGCCCACAAGGTGGAGACGCCGACGCTGGTGATCCACTCCGACGACGACTACCGGACCCCGGCCTGCACGGCCGAACTCTGGTACCGGATGGTCCGCAAGCAGGGCACCGACACGCGGTTCGTGCGCTACCCGCGCGAGGGCCACGAGCTCTCCCGCTCGGGCGAGCCGGGCCACATCGTCGACCGCATCGAGCGTATCGCCCGGTGGTTCGACGGCTACAGCGAGTATCAGGACGCCGAGCGGGCCCTCGACCGCGACCGAAACGACGGCCTCACCGCGGGCGAGGACGAGAACGGCGACGACGAGAACGAGGAGTAA
- a CDS encoding S26 family signal peptidase — MSAGDGPRPEPSTDDEDEGLFYRFLNDETGPLMFAREMLTSIATVAAVGVLLFAISGVWPPMVAVESSSMDPNMQKGDLIFVTEPGRFAPDAARGDTGVVTYETGQEVGYKTFNDYGTVVIYESSSEFRPPIIHRARFWVDEGENWYDRANEAWVQGADNCDQMDNCPAPHAGFITKGDNNNYYDQTGDIRAPVKPEWVIGTARVRIPYLGWVRLGVSGAMVADTGITSATTADDAATPGPVEMVTDPTGNVSTSSTGDVTVSGGAVASMASPSVSAQGPTPASTAPTATA, encoded by the coding sequence ATGAGCGCAGGCGATGGTCCCCGGCCGGAGCCGTCCACTGACGACGAGGACGAGGGGCTGTTCTACCGGTTCCTCAACGACGAGACCGGCCCGCTGATGTTCGCCCGCGAGATGCTGACCAGCATCGCGACGGTGGCGGCGGTGGGCGTCCTCCTCTTCGCGATCAGCGGCGTCTGGCCGCCGATGGTCGCCGTCGAGAGCAGCAGCATGGACCCCAACATGCAGAAGGGTGACCTGATCTTCGTCACCGAACCCGGCCGGTTCGCGCCCGACGCCGCGCGCGGCGATACGGGCGTCGTCACGTACGAAACCGGGCAGGAAGTCGGCTACAAGACGTTCAACGACTACGGGACGGTGGTGATCTACGAGAGCAGCAGCGAGTTCCGACCGCCGATCATCCACCGCGCACGCTTCTGGGTCGACGAGGGCGAAAACTGGTACGACCGCGCCAACGAGGCGTGGGTGCAGGGCGCCGACAACTGCGACCAGATGGACAACTGTCCGGCGCCCCACGCGGGGTTCATCACGAAAGGCGACAACAACAACTACTACGACCAGACCGGCGACATCCGCGCCCCGGTCAAGCCGGAGTGGGTGATCGGGACCGCGCGGGTCCGCATCCCCTACCTCGGCTGGGTCCGCCTCGGCGTCTCCGGCGCGATGGTCGCCGACACCGGGATAACGTCGGCGACGACGGCCGACGACGCGGCGACGCCGGGTCCGGTGGAGATGGTGACCGATCCGACCGGCAACGTCAGCACGAGTTCGACCGGAGACGTCACCGTTTCCGGTGGAGCCGTGGCGTCGATGGCGTCGCCCAGCGTGTCGGCTCAGGGGCCGACGCCAGCGTCGACGGCCCCGACGGCGACGGCCTGA